In Pseudomonas sp. ADAK2, the genomic window GGGGTCTTCTGTTTTGTCTTGACCGCTTTCGCTCTCAGCCATGACTCAGCGCGCCTGTGCCAGTTCGCGTAAAAACTGCAAGGCCTCGGAGGCCATGGGTTGATACTGATTGAGAATATCCCCCAGGCTGATCCAGAGGATGAACATGCCGAGCACCAGGGTCAGCGGAAAGCCAATGGAAAAGATGTTCAGTTGTGGCGCCGCCCGGGTCATCACGCCAAACGCGATGTTGACCACCAGCAACGCGGTGACCGCCGGCAACACCAGCACCAGCGCCGCGCCGAGTACCCAACCGAGCTTGCCGGCCAACTGCCAGAAATGATTGACCATAAAACCGCTACCGACCGGCAGCGTGGTGAAGCTGTCAGTCAAGACTTCGAAGACCACCAGATGGCCGTTCATCGCCAGGAACATCAGCGTCACCAGCATGGTGAAGAACTGCCCGATCACCGCCACCGACACGCCGTTGGTAGGGTCGATCATGGACGCGAAGCCCATGCCCATCTGGATCGCGACAATTTGTCCGGCGATGACGAATGCCTGGAAGAACAGCTGCAAAGAGAAGCCCAGCACCGCGCCAATGATGATCTGCTCGCCAATCAGCAGCAGCCCGCTCAGGTCCAGCGGATTGACCGGTGGCATCGGCGGCAGGGCCGGCGTGATGACCACCGTGATCGCCAGGGCGAAATATGCCCGCACGCGCCGCGGCACCAGGGTCGTGCCAAAAACCGGCATGACCATCAGCAGCGTACCGACGCGAAACAGCGGCAACATGAACGTCGCCACCCACGTGCTGATCTGGGTATCGGTCAGCTGCAGCAGCGACATGGTTTAGCCGATGACCTGAGGAATACTGCCGTACAACTGCAGGATGTATTCCATGAAGGTCTGCACCAGCCACGGGCCGGCCACAATCAGCGTCACCAGCATCACCAGCAAGCGTGGCAGGAAGCTCAGGGTTTGTTCGTTGATCTGGGTCGCCGCCTGGAACATCGCCACCAGCAAGCCCACCAATAGACTCGGGATCACCAGCACGGCGACCATCATGGTGGTCAGCCACAGCGCTTCTCGAAAGATGTCTACGGCGACTTCCGGGGTCATGGCGAAACACCGCCAAAGCTGCTGGCCAAGGTACCGATGATCAACGCCCAGCCATCGACGAGCACGAACAGCATGATCTTGAACGGCAGGGAAATGATCAGCGGCGACAGCATCATCATCCCCATCGCCATGAGCACACTGGCCACGACCAGGTCGATGATCAGGAACGGAATGAAGATCATGAAACCGATCTGGAACGCGGTTTTCAGTTCCGACGTCACGAACGCCGGCACCAGAATGGTCAACGGCGCCTGATCCGGCGTGGCAATGTCAGTGCGTTTGGACAGGCGCATGAACAGCTCCAGATCGCTGGTGCGGGTCTGGGCGAGCATGAAGTCCTTGATCGGCACTTGCGCCTTGAGCACGGCGTCCTGGGCGGTGAGTTTCTCCGCCAGGTACGGCTGCAGGGCATCGTTATTCACCCGGTCGAACACCGGCGCCATGATGAACATGGTCAGGAACAGCGCCATGCCGGTGAGGATCTGGTTCGACGGTGTCTGCTGCAAGCCCAGGGCCTGGCGCAGGATCGAGAAGACGATGATGATCCGGGTGAAACTGGTCATCAGCATGACGAACGCTGGAATGAAGCTCAGCGCGGTCATGATCAGCAGGATCTGCAGGCTGACCGAGTATTCCTGCGCGCCCTGCGCATTGGTGCCCAGGGTGATGGCCGGGATCGACAGCGGATCGGCGGCGAACGCCAGCGGCGCCGCCAGCATC contains:
- the fliQ gene encoding flagellar biosynthesis protein FliQ, with translation MTPEVAVDIFREALWLTTMMVAVLVIPSLLVGLLVAMFQAATQINEQTLSFLPRLLVMLVTLIVAGPWLVQTFMEYILQLYGSIPQVIG
- the fliP gene encoding flagellar type III secretion system pore protein FliP (The bacterial flagellar biogenesis protein FliP forms a type III secretion system (T3SS)-type pore required for flagellar assembly.) — protein: MGALRIVLTLALMLAAPLAFAADPLSIPAITLGTNAQGAQEYSVSLQILLIMTALSFIPAFVMLMTSFTRIIIVFSILRQALGLQQTPSNQILTGMALFLTMFIMAPVFDRVNNDALQPYLAEKLTAQDAVLKAQVPIKDFMLAQTRTSDLELFMRLSKRTDIATPDQAPLTILVPAFVTSELKTAFQIGFMIFIPFLIIDLVVASVLMAMGMMMLSPLIISLPFKIMLFVLVDGWALIIGTLASSFGGVSP
- the fliR gene encoding flagellar biosynthetic protein FliR — its product is MSLLQLTDTQISTWVATFMLPLFRVGTLLMVMPVFGTTLVPRRVRAYFALAITVVITPALPPMPPVNPLDLSGLLLIGEQIIIGAVLGFSLQLFFQAFVIAGQIVAIQMGMGFASMIDPTNGVSVAVIGQFFTMLVTLMFLAMNGHLVVFEVLTDSFTTLPVGSGFMVNHFWQLAGKLGWVLGAALVLVLPAVTALLVVNIAFGVMTRAAPQLNIFSIGFPLTLVLGMFILWISLGDILNQYQPMASEALQFLRELAQAR